GAAGAAGGACACGAGTCCCGCGAACAGCGAGAGCGGCAGGGCCAACAGCAGGGCGCCGTTGAGGACGGTGGTGTTCACGCCGGTCGCCTCGGCGGCGAGGACGAGGTGGGGGAGCTCGGAGACCACGAGGTCACTTCTCCGCGAGGAGCGGGTCGATCATCGAGCGCAGCTGCTCCTCGTTGACCGCGACCAGGGTGCGGGCGGCGATCCGGCCCTCCTTGTCGAGGACGATCGTGGAGGGGATCGACTGCGGGTTGAGCGTGCCCTTGGGGAAGCGGAGCATCAGCTTGCCGTCCGGGTCGTAGAGGCTCGGGTAGGTGATCCCGTAGGTCTCCTCGAAGGACGCGGCGTTCTGCTTGCTGTTGTCGCGGGTGTTCAGTCCGACGAAGGCGACGTCCTTGCCGCCGTCGGCCATGGCCTTGGACACCTTCGCGAAGTACGGGGCCTCGGCCCGGCAGGGCGGACACCACGAGCCCCACACGTTGAGGACGACGACCTTGCCCTTGAGGGAGGTGACGTCGAGGTTCTTGCCGTCCACGGTCTCGCCGTCCAGCTTGGGGGCCTCGGCGCGGTCCCCCTTGGCGACGGTGGAGATGCCGCTGGGG
This region of Streptomyces sp. NBC_00513 genomic DNA includes:
- a CDS encoding TlpA disulfide reductase family protein; the encoded protein is MSLSRAPRRRRSTSGRAILLTAVTLASALTLSACSDSGSGGKPSGSAGGNYVTGPSGISTVAKGDRAEAPKLDGETVDGKNLDVTSLKGKVVVLNVWGSWCPPCRAEAPYFAKVSKAMADGGKDVAFVGLNTRDNSKQNAASFEETYGITYPSLYDPDGKLMLRFPKGTLNPQSIPSTIVLDKEGRIAARTLVAVNEEQLRSMIDPLLAEK